In Erwinia sp. SLM-02, the genomic window GGCTGCTGCTCACCGGCCACCATCAGAGCAAACTGCACGTCCAGCGTTCGCAGCAGGCGCTGGCGACACGCCAGCTGCAGATAATCGATAAGCGTCATGCCTCACTCTCCGCATCCGCAGCAAAAAGCCGGTCCAGCGCGCTGACGAATTCCGCCTGCGGCCGCGTACTGAAGATGCCGTTACTTCCCTCGGTGCCGTCCAGGCCGCGCAGGAACAGGTAGATAACGCCACCGAAGTGCTGTTCATAGTCGTAGTCCGCCAGCCGCTGCTGGAGGTAGCGATGCAGCGCCAGGCTGTAGAGCTGATACTGTAAATCGTAGCGATGAGACTGCATCGCCTGGGCCATCGCCTCCTGGGTGTAGGCACTGCTCTCCTCACCCAGCCAGTTCGATTTGTAGTCCAGCAGGTAATATTTTCCCTGCCAGCAGAACACCAGATCGATAAACCCTTTCAGCATGCCGCGGACCTGATAAAAATCGAGTGGCGGGCATTCGGCAGACAGCGGATCCTGGCGCACCAGCCGATCCAGATCCTCAGCGGTCAGCAGTCGGGAAATCGGCAGATAAAACTGCAGTTCTACCCGGCACATATCCATAGAGAGCTGACTCAGGCTGACGCCGCTGTCATTGAGCGGGGTTTGCAAAATACGCTGTATCCATTCCGTCATCGTCGGCAGCCAGCCCGCGTCCAGCCCTTCGGCGCTGAGCCGTTCAGCCAGCCACTGCTCATCAAGCGGCGCGGAGAAGTCCAGGGACTCAAACAGGCCGTGCAGAAACGTTCCGGGTGCCGCACCGCGCGGGAAGGTATGCGGCGTCAGCTGCGGCAGCAGCGCATCCTGCGCTTCACCGGCGGCATCAACATCCAGACGCGGCAGCAGGTCCAGCGCCGCCGCGTGGCCTCGCTGCTGTAAGCCCGAATAGCTGGTCACCCGCCAGTCGTCGCGCAGCGAACGCGTCAACGACTGGCTGCTCAGACTTTGCTGGTCTTCCTCCTCCGGCTGCCACAGGGCGGACTCCGTCAGCGGCTCGGCCGCCAGCGCGGTATGATCGCTTTGCATCTCTTCCAGCAGGGCCAGCAGCGTCGCGGCGTCGGCCGCTTCCCCGCGCTGGATAAGATATCCCGGCGCGCTGTGGTGCAGATCGCTGTTGCCTTCTTTCTTACGTGTTCCTTTGATCAGCGGGGCAATTCCCACGCTGCAGTGGTAGATCGATCGCGTCAGCGCTACGTACAGCAGGCGCAGATCTTCGGCCAGGCGTTCTTCTTCCGCCAGCCGGGTGCTTTCTTCATCCTGCTGCAAATCCAGTAGCGCTGCAAAGGTCTGCCTGTCGTGATAAATGCCGTTTTCCGCAGGGCGGTAGTTAGACACAAACGGCAGCCAGACCAGCGGATACTGCAGGCCTTTCGATTTGTGAATGGTCACTATCTGCACCAGATGGCGGTCGCTTTCCAGCCGCAGCTGCTGATTGGCCACCTGACCGTCAGGCTGTACCACCTGCTGCGCCAGCCAGCGGACCAGCGCATGCTCGCTGTCCAGCGAGGTCGCCGCTTCCTGCAGTAATTCGCCCAGATGCAGCAGATCGGTCAGGCGCCGTTCACCGCTGTCAGATGCCAGCAGATTCTCGGCGATTTGCCGCCGCACCATCAGCTCACGCAGCATCGGCAGCACGCCGCGCTTCAGCCAGCGCTGGCGATAATGATCGAATTCATCCACCAGCGCATCCCACGCGCGCTCATCGCGGCTCAGGGCATCCAGCGTCAGCGCATCCAGACCAAACAGGCTGCTGGCCAGCGCACTGCGTAAAAGGCGCTCCTGCTCCGGGGCCAGCACGGCCTGCAGCAGCAGCAGAATTTCACGGGCTTCCGGCGTGGTGAATACGCTGTCGCGGTTGGAGAGATACACGGAAGGAATGTCCAGCCGGTTCAACGCCTCACGCATGACGGCGGCTTCGCTGCGGCTACGCACCAGAATGGTAATATCAGAGGCCTGGAGCGGCTTGAGATTCGGCGCTTTGCCGATAAGCGCCCGCCCCTGTTGCCCGGCGGTCAGCCAGCGGCAGATTTCTGCCGCACACTGCCCGGCCATATACTGCTGATAGTCCGTCACCCCGACCCCGCCGCCCGGCTGCAGCCAGAACTGAAGCGCGGGCTGCTCGACGCCGTCCACCCTGAAGCTCAGGGACTGATTGGGTTCTGCCGGGTTCACCGCAATAAAGGGAATGTCCTGAAACACAAACGGCGCAGTCTGGCGCTGGAAGAGCTGATTGACGCTGGCCACCATCGCCGGCGAGGAGCGCCAGTTAGTTTCCAGCGTGTAGTGCGCGCTGACTTCCGAACGCGCCTTCATATAGGTGAAAATATCCGCACCGCGAAACGCGTAGATTGCCTGCTTTGGGTCGCCAATCAGCAGCAGAGCGCTGTCGCTCTGCCCTACGTACAGCGTCTGGAAAATTCGATACTGCTGCGGGTCCGTATCCTGAAATTCATCGATCAGCGCCACCGGGAAACGCTGGCGAACTGCCGCAGACAGCAGATCGCCGCCTGGCTGCTGCAGCGCTGCATCAAATCGCCCCAGCAGGTCGTCAAACCCTAACTGCGCGTGCAGGCGTTTTTCCTGCCGGGTTACGGCGCGGATTTCATCCAGGGCTCGGGCAATAATCAGGTCGCGCAGCGTGCGCGGCTGCGCCAGAAAAGCATCAATAGTTTCAAACAGCGGATGGGTGGGGGCTGCGCCTTTTTTTGTTTTTTCTACCAGCACCCGCTGGCCGAAACGTTCGAGATCTTTCGCGACGTCATAATTGAGCGTGTCGCTTTGCGCCCACTGGGTGATCTTATTCAGCCAGTTGGGTAAGTGTTTACTGTTGTAGCTGCGCCTGTCGATACCGGATGCATCAATCAATTCAAATAGATTTTCTGCGGCCAGCCACGCCTGCTTGAGCGCCGTTATCTGCGCGATAATCGCGTCATGCCGTTGTACCAGGGTTTCCTGCGGATCCGGCGCGGATTTCAGCGAGGGCGCTTCGCCTCCCAGCCAGGGAGAAAGCTCCCGCAGCAGCTGTTCCGGCCCCTCCCACAGCTGACGAACGACCCGGGCAACCGGCAGCGGCAGCGGATAGCAGTGGCGCCGCCAGAAATCCGCCGTCGCGCGGCGGCGCAGCGGCGTTTCATCTTCAATCAGCTGCTGCTCGAACAGCATGCCGGACTCAAACGCATTAAGGTTCAGCATCCGCTGACAGAAGCCGTGGATGGTAAAAATGCCGGCCTCGTCCATCTGCCGCTCAGCCGCCAGCAAAACCGAGGCGGCATGCCGCAGATCGGGAATTTGCTCAATCAACGCCTGTAGCATCGGATTACGGCTTCCACCACGCACACAGTCAATACGCAGCGCGTGGATGTTGTCACGAATACGCCCGCGTAGTTCGGCGGTGGCGGCCTCGGTAAAGGTCACCACCAGAATCTCCTCCACCGACAGCGGGCGACTGAATGCCGACTCCCCACCCAGCCCCAACAGCAGGCGCAGATACAGCAGGCCGATGGTAAAGGTTTTCCCGGTACCCGCCGACGCTTCAATCAGCCGCTCGCCGTGCAGCGGCAGCGTTAACGCATTTAAGCGTTCAGCAGCCTGCTGACTCATGGTTTATCCTGGCTCACCGGGAATGACTGCTGCAGGGTGGACAGATCTTTCCAGGTCTTCCAGCCTGCCGGAGCCGCATAGTCCGCCTTGCCGTGATGGCTGCCGGAGATCTGCGACAGCAGGGCCAGACCGGTCGGCGCAATCACCGCCTGATGGAAGAAATCAGCAATCCCTTCCGGAGTCAGAGCCTGAATCTGCGCAATCACTTTCTCGCGGGTATCAAACTGATAATTTTCGCGGTTGAAGTCCTTGCTGTAGCGACCGGCCTCTTCATCCAGGGTCTGCGGCCGCTGTTTCAGCTCGTTGATCATCGCCGCCTGATACTGAGCAAAATCCTCTTTGCTCATGGCACGCAGGCGTTTTTCCGCAGTTGGATAAAATGCCTGGAAGCGCTGCAGCAGATAAGCGGGCTGCTTCACATTACTTTGCAGCAGGAAGCCAATGCCCCACTGACGCCCCACCGGCATCTGGAAGGCGAACACCGCATAGCCCAACTGCTCTTCGGTACGCAGCTGGTTATAGAACCACGGCTGGATAATCTGGCTCAGCATCGTGCTGCTGGCCATGCTTTGATGCTCATCAAAGCCAACCGGCACATATACCGCCGCCAGCGCCGAATCCGTGCTGCTTCCCACCTTCTGCAGGTTCGCCAGCGATTTTTTATCCACCTGAATAAATTCGCTGTGCCACCAGCTGTGCCCTTCGCAGTTCAGCTGCTGCCTGACCTGTTCAGCCAGGTCGTTAACGGCTCCAGGAGTCATATTCCCGACAACCAGCAGTTCCGGGGTGGACTGCTCCAGCAGCATTTTACGATAGTCCTGAAGCTGCTTCAGGGTGATAGCCGGCAGCAGTTTGCGCCGCTCGCTACGCTGGGTGTAAGGCAGCCGTGACAGCAGCTGCGCTGGCTGGATAGCCAGTTCAAATGCCTTACCCTTCTCGGCAGAGTCCAGACGTTCCAGATACCAGGATTTGGCCTGCTCCAGCTGCTGTTCTGTCGGGGTGAAGCTGGCGTAGCCTTCAAGCAGCTGCTTCATCAGCTTAGGCAAACGCTGAGTAAAGCCGCTGGCGCTGAACGTCACGCCATCATCTTCTCCGGTGGAGAAACTGATGCCGCCGACCGATGCCTGCGAGCTCAGCTCATCCAGCGCCACGCCGGCCAGATAGTCGTTCAGGGCAAAAAGGACCTGATTTTGCGCCGTATCTACCGCCGCTTTGTTACGCAACGCCAGGGTGATATTGGCCTTCGGCTCGTCAGCATAGTACTGGCTGGGCATATAGAAAACCCGCAGCCCCGGCTGGTTGAGCAGCTCCTGCGGACGGTCATACTTTTTATCCTGTTTAATCAGACTGAAGTCGTCAGGAATGTAGGGGTTAAGCGTCGGCAGAGACAGGGATAACTTGTCGCTCTCAGTCTGCCACTTGCTGAATCTTTCGCCGCTGATTTTATCCACCTGGTAAGGCGCATCAACGAAGTAAGCCGTTTTATTGTGCGGCTCATTCGGGCTGATAAACCAGATACGGGCATTCTGCGGGGTCATCCCGTCCAGTCGTGCCTTGATCGCCTGCGGATCGTAGCGGTCTGCGATATAAGGCGCATCCAGCACGTCGGCAACCGGCACGCGCAGCATGGTATCCACCAGCCACTCGATGTAATCCATATCGCGGGTAATGGACGGGTAGCGGAAATCCAGATCCAGCACGTGCGCCACTTCATCAAAGTAGCTTTTATCAATGCCCTGGGTGCGTAAGGTATTCAGGTAGCTGAACACCGCAGCGATAACGTCGTCGCGATTGGCCAGGCCTTTATCGGTCAGGGAGACGGAAATCGAGAACACGCCGCCGTTGCGGTCGATAACCGGATCGGCACCGGCGCTGATGGAATCAGCCAGCCCGCGGCTTTGCAGCCAGTCGGATAGGGTATTCTTGCTGCGGTTACCGATCAGATAGCCAATAAGCGTATCGGTTTTACTACGAAACTCCGCACTGTTGTTATCAATACGAAACTCAATGCGTAACTGCTTATTAGGCTGTGCCGGCACATAGTGAATAATGATGCCTTTCTGCTTGTCGGTGACTACCGGGACGGTAATATCCGGCACCGTCGCCTGACGGTTTTCGACGCGGCCAAAGGTTTCGGCGGCTATCTTCTCCATTTCAGGCAGCGGTTTATTGCTGTAAATCACCGCCTTCATCAGATTGGCTGAGTAATAACGCTGATAAAACGCCTTCAGCGCGTCGTGCAGCTTGCTGCCCGGCTTATCGCGCAGGGTTTCCAGATTCCCGCCGGAGAAGCGTGAGCTTGGATGATCGGGATTAAGGGTTTCTGCGCCGACCTGAGCCATACGCAGGCCATCACGCGAACGCGCCATAGTCAGCTCGGCGTTCACCGCATTGCGCTCGCGGTCGGCATTTACCGGGTCAAGCAGCGGTTCGGCGATGGCATCGGCCAGCCTGTCAGCCGCGGGCTGCAGCGCATCGTTTTCAACTTCCAGATAAAACGCCGTGCGGTAGGATGCCGTGCTGGCATTGTGGCTGCCCCCATGTTTTTTCAAAAACTCGGCGAGGTTGTCGGGCTGCGGGTAGCGTTTTGACCCCATCAGCACCATGTGCTCCAGGTAATGGGCAAGGCCAAGCTGATCGGTAGGGTTTTCCAGTGAGCCGACCGGCAGCGCCAGCGCTGCCAGTGATTTTGTCGCCTTATCATCGGAAACCAGCAGGACGGTCATGCCGTTATCCAGGCGGATGGCTTTATACTGGCGAGGATCTTTTTCACTTTTGCGAATAATGTCAGTGACCGGCTGCCATCCGGTTTGCGCCTGCGTCAGCGGGCTGAACAGGGCGAAAAAGACAAAATAAATTAACCAGACTGCATAACGACGCATTCAAACTCCCTTAACTTTGCCGGTGTTTAATTGTTATAAAATAACACTACAGTATAACATCCTGATTGTCCGTAAAACTTCCCGGTACTTCCGCCGGGAAGGGGGCATATCGCCAGAGACTATTCAGACCGGTGCGCCTGACGCAGCGGTAACAGCCAGCGTTCAGCACACTCAGTCATTGCCTGCAGGTGCGTTTCATCCAGCGTGCGGATCACCCTCTGCAGATAGGGATCGCTGCCCTCACCCTCAATCTGATAATTCCCCTGCCAGCGCGCCAGCAGCTTGCTGCGGGCTTTTTTCTGCGTGGCCTCATCGCGCAGCAGATCGCCGGAGGCTTCATCGTAACTTTCCGCCAGCCAGGCGGCACCGGACTCGGTCAGCAACAGCGGCGAGCACATCCCCTGCCGGTAGCCGGCAACGTAGCCGGCAAGCTGTTGCCGGGCATCATCCGCTGCTATCGCCGGGAATCGCCACTGGCTGTCGTTGCGCCCCAGCATCTGGCTGATACCGCTGCCCCCCGTTGCACAGTAGACCAGATGCTCCAGCCACAGGGTAAGCCCGTCCTTGAAGTTAAGATTGCCCGGACGCCAGCGCAGCAGCCCGCTATCCTGCACCTGAGCCAGCCAGCCGGTCAGCAACACGCCGTCAATCTGCAGCGAAATTTCCCGGCTTTCCGCCGCCGAGCGCTGTTCGCGCACGCGGCCGGCCAGCACAGTCATCTCCTGCTCCTGCTCTTCCCAGATTAGCTCGCCGAAAGCGCCATAAGGTAGCGCACCTGAAGCCCGCTGCCGGGCATAAAGACGGGAACTTTCCTCCCCCTCGATCAGGCTGTTAAGCAGCTGCGCATTCATCTGATAGCGCGTCAGGCCATCCAGGGAAAAAGGTTCCGCATCCGGCAGCTCCATCTCTTCCAGCCTGAAGCTGACGCCCAGCCGCATGCTGAAAAATGCCCTGACCGGATGCCGCCAGAACCGCACCAGCCGCTCAAAACTCAGCGTATCCAGCGTTTCCTCCGCTAGTGGCTGCATAAACGGCGGGTGAGCGGTCCCCGTGGCTTTGGCCGCGGGTAGCCATTCTTCAGCAAAGCTTCTGAACTCCGCAGTCGCGCTGAAGTTCTCGGCGGCAAAGGGCATTCTGCTGTGCAGATGGTGCAAATGCGCCGCCACGTTTTGCGCGCTGTGGTCTACATCCCGCGATCGATCGTCAGGCAAACAGAAGCTCTGGCAGATGTACTCCACTAATTCACTGACCAGCACAGAGGGATATCGTTCCGTATTATCCTGAATTGAACGGGCGATATAGCTGATATAGAGCTGCTGCTGGGCTGAATTCAGCGCCTCAAGGAACAGATAGCGGTCATCATCCCGGCGGCTACGATCGCCTTTTTGCAGCTGCTTGCTCATTAAATCGAAGCCCAGCGGCGGCAGGGTCCGTGGATAAATTCCGTCGTTCATCCCCAGCAGGCACACCACCTTAAAGGGAATGGAACGCATCGGCATCAGGGTGCAGAAGTTGACCGGCCCCGCGAGGAAACGCTGGCTGATACGCTGCTGATCGAGCCGGGAAACCAGCTCATCGCGCAGCACGGTCAGCGGCACGGCCTGCTGATAACCGGCCTCAACGCCGTAGCCAATAACCAGCTTCCACTGCTCTTCTATCAGCGCCAGGGCCGCTTCCGTTTCCGCATCACAGACAAAGAAATCATCCAGCAGCTGGCGACAGATCGGCAGCCAGTGCGCCAGATCGCTGGTTTCATCCAGCCAGCGACGCCAGCGATGCAGCTGCATCAGTAAATCAGCCAGATTTCCCGCCAGTTCAGCAATCAGACCGCTGGATTCATCGTAGGGCAGTATTCCCTGCCATTCCCCCGCATCGCTGTTCATCGCATAGCCCAGCAGCATTCGCGTCAGGCCAAAGTGCCAGGTATGTTGACCGGTGGCGGGCAGATCCAGCTCGCGAACGTTGTCATCATCCAGCCCCCAGCGAATGCCGGATTCCGCCACCCAGTGGCGCAGCAGCCGCAGCCCCTCTTCGTCGATGGCAAAGCGCCCCGCTACCGCCGGCACTTCGAGCAGGGCCAGCACGTCTTCCGCGGTGAAGCGACTGTCGGGCAGGCTCAGCAGCGATATAAAAGCCTGTAGCGCCGGGTGCGCCTGGCTGGCGCGACGGTCGGAAATGGCAAACGGCAGCGCGCGCTCCGGCGGCGCATTGCCAAATACCGCCTGGATGAACGGCGTATAGGCGTCAATATCAGCGACCATAACGATGATATCGCGCGGGGTCAGCGAGGGATCGTCGGCCATCATCGCCAGCAGGCGATCCTGCAGAACTTCCACCTCGCGCTGCGGGCTGTGGCATTGATGGATGACTATCGACCGATCCTCAGGTGCCAGCAGGCGTTTTTCTTCACTGGTTTCCCATTCGCTTTTTTGCAGGCCGATCACCGCGTTATCTTCCAGCTCCAGCAGATCCCGCTTCAGGGTCTGCAACAGATTCACCGGCTCGAGATCGACAAAGGCAAACACCTCATTGGGTTCAATCTGCGCCAGCAGGTAGAGATTATCGCGCCCCAGTTTGCCCCATGAGGCCAGCAGCGGATTGCTCAGCTGCTGCTCCCCGGCATCATTAAACAGTGAGGATGCGCTGTCGACATCACGAAACTGCGGGATCTCCCGCCGATCCTCATAGTGCCTGCGGTTGCGGCTCTGCAGTTTAGCCAGGAACGCATAATCCTGAATATCGCCCCAGTAGTGGCGGCAGGGATTGGTAAACAACAAATGAATGTCGATATGTTTACCCAGCGCGCTCAGCGCCTGTAAATACACCGGGGGCAGCGCGCTTATCCCGCAGATAAATACCCGGTCGGGGAGATTGTCCGGCCGCGTCGGGCTGTTCTCAAGCCGGTGGATAAAACGCTGGTAGAGGTTGGCACGATGCCATTCCGGCTGCCCGAGCCGATGGGTGTATTCCACCAGAGCCGCCCATAAAGGCGCCTGCCAGACCTGCGCCTCGCCCAGCCCTTCCGTCAGTTCGCCCTTTTCCCAGCCGTTAAGCCACTGAGGCCGGTATACCAGATACTGGTCAAACAGGTCCGCCACCCGGGAGGCCAGCTGGAACAGCTTGCGCTTATCCTCGTCATCGCTCAGGTAATTGCGCAGCGTTGCAAACTCCTCTCCCGGCAGCATATCCGGGAGGATCGCCATCAGCTTCCAGCTCATACCCGATTTACTGAATGCGCTTTCACGCGGGATATCAGGCAGCACGCGAACGAACATATCCCAGATAAAGCTGGCGGGTAACGGGAAATCAATATTCGCAGCGATGCCAAAATCTTCGGCCAGCGACATCTGCAGCCACTGCGCCATACCGGGGCTTTGAACCAGCACCACTTCCGGAACCAGCGGATTGGACAATGGCCGATTTTTTATCTGCCATGATGCCAGCGTTTTAAGCAGATCCAGCTGATTGGAGTGGTAAA contains:
- the ptrA gene encoding pitrilysin; protein product: MRRYAVWLIYFVFFALFSPLTQAQTGWQPVTDIIRKSEKDPRQYKAIRLDNGMTVLLVSDDKATKSLAALALPVGSLENPTDQLGLAHYLEHMVLMGSKRYPQPDNLAEFLKKHGGSHNASTASYRTAFYLEVENDALQPAADRLADAIAEPLLDPVNADRERNAVNAELTMARSRDGLRMAQVGAETLNPDHPSSRFSGGNLETLRDKPGSKLHDALKAFYQRYYSANLMKAVIYSNKPLPEMEKIAAETFGRVENRQATVPDITVPVVTDKQKGIIIHYVPAQPNKQLRIEFRIDNNSAEFRSKTDTLIGYLIGNRSKNTLSDWLQSRGLADSISAGADPVIDRNGGVFSISVSLTDKGLANRDDVIAAVFSYLNTLRTQGIDKSYFDEVAHVLDLDFRYPSITRDMDYIEWLVDTMLRVPVADVLDAPYIADRYDPQAIKARLDGMTPQNARIWFISPNEPHNKTAYFVDAPYQVDKISGERFSKWQTESDKLSLSLPTLNPYIPDDFSLIKQDKKYDRPQELLNQPGLRVFYMPSQYYADEPKANITLALRNKAAVDTAQNQVLFALNDYLAGVALDELSSQASVGGISFSTGEDDGVTFSASGFTQRLPKLMKQLLEGYASFTPTEQQLEQAKSWYLERLDSAEKGKAFELAIQPAQLLSRLPYTQRSERRKLLPAITLKQLQDYRKMLLEQSTPELLVVGNMTPGAVNDLAEQVRQQLNCEGHSWWHSEFIQVDKKSLANLQKVGSSTDSALAAVYVPVGFDEHQSMASSTMLSQIIQPWFYNQLRTEEQLGYAVFAFQMPVGRQWGIGFLLQSNVKQPAYLLQRFQAFYPTAEKRLRAMSKEDFAQYQAAMINELKQRPQTLDEEAGRYSKDFNRENYQFDTREKVIAQIQALTPEGIADFFHQAVIAPTGLALLSQISGSHHGKADYAAPAGWKTWKDLSTLQQSFPVSQDKP
- the recB gene encoding exodeoxyribonuclease V subunit beta, translating into MSQQAAERLNALTLPLHGERLIEASAGTGKTFTIGLLYLRLLLGLGGESAFSRPLSVEEILVVTFTEAATAELRGRIRDNIHALRIDCVRGGSRNPMLQALIEQIPDLRHAASVLLAAERQMDEAGIFTIHGFCQRMLNLNAFESGMLFEQQLIEDETPLRRRATADFWRRHCYPLPLPVARVVRQLWEGPEQLLRELSPWLGGEAPSLKSAPDPQETLVQRHDAIIAQITALKQAWLAAENLFELIDASGIDRRSYNSKHLPNWLNKITQWAQSDTLNYDVAKDLERFGQRVLVEKTKKGAAPTHPLFETIDAFLAQPRTLRDLIIARALDEIRAVTRQEKRLHAQLGFDDLLGRFDAALQQPGGDLLSAAVRQRFPVALIDEFQDTDPQQYRIFQTLYVGQSDSALLLIGDPKQAIYAFRGADIFTYMKARSEVSAHYTLETNWRSSPAMVASVNQLFQRQTAPFVFQDIPFIAVNPAEPNQSLSFRVDGVEQPALQFWLQPGGGVGVTDYQQYMAGQCAAEICRWLTAGQQGRALIGKAPNLKPLQASDITILVRSRSEAAVMREALNRLDIPSVYLSNRDSVFTTPEAREILLLLQAVLAPEQERLLRSALASSLFGLDALTLDALSRDERAWDALVDEFDHYRQRWLKRGVLPMLRELMVRRQIAENLLASDSGERRLTDLLHLGELLQEAATSLDSEHALVRWLAQQVVQPDGQVANQQLRLESDRHLVQIVTIHKSKGLQYPLVWLPFVSNYRPAENGIYHDRQTFAALLDLQQDEESTRLAEEERLAEDLRLLYVALTRSIYHCSVGIAPLIKGTRKKEGNSDLHHSAPGYLIQRGEAADAATLLALLEEMQSDHTALAAEPLTESALWQPEEEDQQSLSSQSLTRSLRDDWRVTSYSGLQQRGHAAALDLLPRLDVDAAGEAQDALLPQLTPHTFPRGAAPGTFLHGLFESLDFSAPLDEQWLAERLSAEGLDAGWLPTMTEWIQRILQTPLNDSGVSLSQLSMDMCRVELQFYLPISRLLTAEDLDRLVRQDPLSAECPPLDFYQVRGMLKGFIDLVFCWQGKYYLLDYKSNWLGEESSAYTQEAMAQAMQSHRYDLQYQLYSLALHRYLQQRLADYDYEQHFGGVIYLFLRGLDGTEGSNGIFSTRPQAEFVSALDRLFAADAESEA
- the recC gene encoding exodeoxyribonuclease V subunit gamma — translated: MFTVYHSNQLDLLKTLASWQIKNRPLSNPLVPEVVLVQSPGMAQWLQMSLAEDFGIAANIDFPLPASFIWDMFVRVLPDIPRESAFSKSGMSWKLMAILPDMLPGEEFATLRNYLSDDEDKRKLFQLASRVADLFDQYLVYRPQWLNGWEKGELTEGLGEAQVWQAPLWAALVEYTHRLGQPEWHRANLYQRFIHRLENSPTRPDNLPDRVFICGISALPPVYLQALSALGKHIDIHLLFTNPCRHYWGDIQDYAFLAKLQSRNRRHYEDRREIPQFRDVDSASSLFNDAGEQQLSNPLLASWGKLGRDNLYLLAQIEPNEVFAFVDLEPVNLLQTLKRDLLELEDNAVIGLQKSEWETSEEKRLLAPEDRSIVIHQCHSPQREVEVLQDRLLAMMADDPSLTPRDIIVMVADIDAYTPFIQAVFGNAPPERALPFAISDRRASQAHPALQAFISLLSLPDSRFTAEDVLALLEVPAVAGRFAIDEEGLRLLRHWVAESGIRWGLDDDNVRELDLPATGQHTWHFGLTRMLLGYAMNSDAGEWQGILPYDESSGLIAELAGNLADLLMQLHRWRRWLDETSDLAHWLPICRQLLDDFFVCDAETEAALALIEEQWKLVIGYGVEAGYQQAVPLTVLRDELVSRLDQQRISQRFLAGPVNFCTLMPMRSIPFKVVCLLGMNDGIYPRTLPPLGFDLMSKQLQKGDRSRRDDDRYLFLEALNSAQQQLYISYIARSIQDNTERYPSVLVSELVEYICQSFCLPDDRSRDVDHSAQNVAAHLHHLHSRMPFAAENFSATAEFRSFAEEWLPAAKATGTAHPPFMQPLAEETLDTLSFERLVRFWRHPVRAFFSMRLGVSFRLEEMELPDAEPFSLDGLTRYQMNAQLLNSLIEGEESSRLYARQRASGALPYGAFGELIWEEQEQEMTVLAGRVREQRSAAESREISLQIDGVLLTGWLAQVQDSGLLRWRPGNLNFKDGLTLWLEHLVYCATGGSGISQMLGRNDSQWRFPAIAADDARQQLAGYVAGYRQGMCSPLLLTESGAAWLAESYDEASGDLLRDEATQKKARSKLLARWQGNYQIEGEGSDPYLQRVIRTLDETHLQAMTECAERWLLPLRQAHRSE